attttttatataatttcaaaaaaaatgctttgtaaagtaaaaaaaatatttttaaacattaagtaatttcaataaaattttgtaacataaaaaaatgcatctattaaattataattttctaatgctaaaaattaatattaatatttcaccataaatttaaaagaatacgaaaaattaaataaatgaaaaaaaaactgagACAAGCTAAAAAGTGGTAACCCTAACAGTTTTTGGTATTCCCTAGTGCTATTTGATATCCTCTCATAATTTTTTGATACTTTCTTATTGTCCCTTTATAATTTTtgatatttccttttttttttaattcctcaTGATTTTTGGtggtttctcaattttttttttatatttcatcgTAGTTTTTGGTGGTTCCTTCTGTTTTTTTTGGGTACtttcttatatttattttgtaatatatatcataaaattttttatttccttaAAATATTTAGTATTTCTTCATAATTTTTAGTATACCTTCAAAAATTTTTTATGGTTTCAAAATAATGATTTGGTACGAGATATAGTTTTGgagtaaaaaatattaattttaaatattaataaaatttaatggaATTACGGGAggtaaagaaataaatgaaacaaatttaatAAGACAAACCAATATTGGTAGTCctcatttatttttttgatattctGTCGTAAATTTTTGGtactttcaaatatatattttttctgtaATTGTCATATATTTTTGGTATTCTTTCATAATTTTTGGAGTAATAGAAACATGAAAgactgaaaaaaaaataaagtgagTACAAAACATTACAAGGAACTACCAAATACTATTTCGTTTTATAAaatttgctttatttatttattgttaaaatttaaatattattactataaataacaAACAAAATTTATTAGTAtgcaaaaaatatttattttatacaaaaaaattaatattcaagttaaaattttattttaaaaatatatcagAAATTCTGATGACATACTAAAAATTAAGAGGGAATATTTTTAGAATGAATATCCAAAATTACGAGAgaatttattattcaaatattttagGTAACCCATTTACAAATTGAAGAGAGCCCGTGGCAAGCTCAGTATAATGAGATTTACGTagaatttgagtaaaaatatggttgacaaaattcataataattaataataaccataaatataactatattttctataaatattattttaaaaataaatgatgaGATAAGAGAAGTTTTGAGTggtaaatttttttccaaaaactcgTGATTCTTATTCAATactccataaaattttaatactagTGTGATATTTTTTAAACGTGTTGTTggtcaaatatttttaaaaatcccTGTAcatgagtttttgatgaatttagtCAATCATTTTCTTGAAATATGGTTTGTTAAATAATTTGACctgatttattttaatatttttgtatggCTAGATAAAGTTAATTGGAGAactaaaaacatatatttcaaaAACCAGAGATAAAAATGATCAATtataataaaaatggttaatccATAAAAAAACCCATAATCCAAGGACTTTGAATTAAATTCATCCTTTTTGTTATTTATCGTTACTAAATCGGTAGTGAGTGACAAGAAACTCGGGGAGCTCGAGAAAGGAAGAAAACCGACACGTGGCAGTATAATGAGAGAAAAAGGTGACGACTTTGTAGTGACCACTAATCCAACAGTTCAGATCTTGCCATCTCGGTTTAAGTCAATAATAACCGTCGGATCGAGAGAGGATGAACAGTTTGGATTCGAGCATGATTGCAGTCAGGGATCGTGGCCGTCCATTAGGGTTAGTAGTGGGTTTCGTTGAGTAATAAAATATAGCGAAAAGATGATGATGAGATTAGAACATTAAAAAAAAGgtggaaagagagagagagagagagagagaggggagaAATAAGAGAAAGCTAAGATCTTTGATAACTATAGTGAATCGGTTTTCTCACCGGAGATAATCGCCGGAGCTTCTTTCCGGTGAATTATGGTATATTTTGCCGTCTGACTGACGAGTGTCATGCAATCAGTCTTGTTTCTTTAATAATTAgtggtttatttaatttattatcagCAAGACGAGTTAATTTTACAGAGATGGATAGAACCAGAGAAGCGAGGAGAGTCAGTATGGCGTCCGCCGCCACGACCAATGGCCTTTCACGGCGGCGTCATAGGACTAGCTCTCTCAGAGACTCCCCAGGTTATTTTGAAATCAGATCTGGCTTTTCATTTATTCTTCTTCTCTAACGATGTCGTTTTAGTGATTTcctgattttgtttttttttttttggattgcaGAGGAAGACGGACCGGTGGAGACGCATGAAACGGCGCGTTTAAGGGATCGAAAGAAGGACAGAGATAGGGAACGAGAAAGATATAGAGAAAGGGAAAGAGATCGGTTGAGTAGAACCAGTAAGAGAAGAAGAGGCGATAGATTGATGAGTAATAGAGGAGATGGAGGTGATGGTACTTCTGAAGAAAGCGTAAACGATGATGAAGATGACGACGACGAAGACAGCGGCGGAACCGGCGGTGTTGGCTCTGTTCGGACGGTTTCGCCGAACATCATCGCTGGGTCTTTGTCGATGTCTAATCATCATCACCATAACCATCATCACCACCAGCTGCAGCAACATCAGCAGCATCAACATCGAAAGAGTTTTCCACCGCCGGTGAAAGTTATTAGAACAACACCATCGGCGGGGATGACTGCCAGTATGACAACGAGTACGTCTACATGGAAACCGGCCGATGAAATGATTGGTGTATCGGTGCCTAGAAAAGCTCGGTCAGGTAGAGGTGGAAGAGATTAACGAAATTCtggtttttttttctcattttttgttCTGTATTTTTGTTCTTTTCAATTACTGATTTCTTGTATTTTCTCCCCTTTTTAATCTTCTCTTTTGTAGCTACTAAAAGGTCTCATGAATGGGCATCAAGCGGCGGCGGCGGCGTTGGTGTTTTAGGCGGTGAACAAATTCACCGTCAAGCTTCAACTTCGCCGGTAAGGACAGGTGTAACCGGGGCGTTGACGTCACCATCTCCTGCTCCGGCCTCTCCATCTTCTTCCAGTGCTTCTATGAGGAAGAAGATGGTCAGTTTTCTCATTAAAATCTTCCTCTTAATTCTTTTGTTTTCTGGGGTTTCGCTTATGTTCAATTCAGTGACAAAGGTTTTGTTTCTGATGTAGAAGCCTAATGCTAACGGAACAAAGCAAAGGCCACCGAAGTCGTCGTCGAAATCTTCGTCTTCAGCTCAGGAGGAGATTGAGATCGAGATTGCTGAGGTTTTATATGGTATGATGAGACAGCCACAAGTCCCATCTAAGCAAGAAATAATCGGGAACGATTCGGCCAAATTTGATTCAAGAGAAGTTAATAAACCCAATAATGACTCTAAATCAGTCGTCTCTTCGCCGATCTCCATCTCCCCATCAACTCTTCCTCAATCATCCTCTATTTTGCCTTCATATTCTAGCTCCTCTGCTACTCCTATGTCTGCAATTGGTTCGTAACCTTCAGCTTTAGAAGGAAACGCAAGCCTTTTTTTGCCTTTTTGAGCAATTGACTAACTGATATTGATTTGGGTGTATATTCATTTTGCAGCTCCAAAGAGGAAAAGACCAAGACCGGTGAAGTATGAGGATGAGAATACGACTACAACGACACCTCCACCTCCTATTTTCCCTCCTAGACATAGTTCCATTTCATCTACTACAACTAAGGTTGAAATTGATCAACCAGCTAAAGTTGAAGCAACTTCTCCCAATTTGGAGAAAAATTCAGGACCCGTGGCTGAAAATGATAGCGGTGCTTGCGATTTGATGAGTTCTTCAAAAGCTGGACCAGTTTCATCAGAGTTGGTTCAAGCGGAACCAGTGAAAGAAGAGAAGAATAATTTGGCACTGGATTCTAAGCCTTCGACTGAAGAATCTGAGAGTAGAGATATCGGTATCGGTAATAAAGAAGAGTCTCAATCGCCAAAGAAGGAATCTTTATCATCTCCTGCTGATAATCCTTCTTCCGCTGGTCTGCCATTGGATGACGAGCGTGAGAAATCGACAGTGACAAAAGCGTGAGCATTATCCCCTTTTacccatttcttctttttttttctttttgaaggtTCGGAAAATTTCTTATTTGGAAATTTCGTGTTTCAGGAATTCAACAGTTTGTGAGAATGAGAGTCAGCGGGAAGAGAAGTTCCAGATAGATCTGATGGTGTGGATcctgtttttattaaaagatccAAGCGTTTTCTCCCCCTTCAATTATTGACTAtgcatttcctttttttttttttggtgtttaggCACCTCCTCCATCTAGATCATCTCCAGAAAGGGAAGGTGAGACTGATGTTGGGGCTTCAGATCCTAAGCCAGTGGCCGCAGATGTGGAATTGGTGAGTCACCTAGCTTTCACCTATCTTTTGGTATGGTGTTGCATAAAAAATTGAAGGTTTTTCGCTTGTTTGCATGTGCAGGAGATGAAGTCTTTGGTGAATGAAGATGACAAAAGAATGAAAATTGGGAAGGGAGATGTGAATGTGGAAGTTGAGGATAACAATAAGAAGGCCCAACCTAGTGCTGAAGAAGCTGATTCGCAGAAGCCTGTTGTAAATAAAGAAAGGAATCTTGATCTCCAGCTTGATTTGGAGAAATCTGACAGAGATAGTGGTTCAGGTAGTGTTAGTGGGAACAAGCTCAACCACCATGTTCAAAAGCTACATCATCAACATCCTAGTGTAGAGAAAACTGGTAAAattgactttattttttttaaagaagaaattttcccttctttttctctcTGGGAAAATTTCCCTCTCCTTTTGTTGCTAAtctagaggtttttttttttccagCACATTCTGGTTCTTTACCTTTGCCGATGTCAATTGCTAGCTGGCCTGGTGGACTTCCTCCAATGGGGTATAGCTGGGTTGATTTGATATTGGTTTTCTACCATTCTGGCATTTATAGATCCAAATAAGTGGTTTAGATGTTATAATGGAGAGGATGGggcatgaattttttttctttttttccttagCAGATACATGGCTCCTCTACAAGGTGTTGTATCCATGGAGGGGAGCGCTGTGTCTTCAGCTGCTATCCAGGCATGTCGCTGTGTTTTTTTATGTTCGTAGCTCttgatttcttatttttatttattttactaatttatcttgaaattttggaCTTTTTCAGCCTCCACATTTGCTTTTTTCTCAACCGAGGCCAAAGAGATGTGCAACCCATTGCTACATTGCACGGAATATTCACAAGCACCAGCAAATGATGAAGATGAATGCTTTCTGGCCGGCAGCACCTGGTTCAGCTTCACTGTATGGCCCAAAGGCTTGTAATCTAAATGTTGTACCGCCTTCAGAATTGCATGGAAACATTCCTGGGAGAGGGGTGAATTCTGTGCAAGAGAAGGGGCAGGGTCTTGCAATTTTTCCTGGTCATGTGTGCAAAGATAAAAGTTCTACGGCTGCTAACAACATGGTGGATGCCGCACAGAGAAAGCAAATAATGCTCCAGCAAGCTCTACCCCCAGGAGCACCCAATAATATCATGGTAGGCTTTTGGCCAGAAAAAAAAAGGCCTCTTTTTTCTTGTCTGATTTGTATGCAGTGTCGTTATAATTGCACAATTATATCTCAACTGtccttttgaaaattttcttgttgGTTATTCAATTTCAGCAAGGCCCTGCTTTTATTTTCCCATTGAACCAGCAGGCTGCTGCAGCATCTGTCCGACCTGGGTATGTGAAATCTCCTCCTGCTGCTTGTAGCACAGCTGCATCGAGTACATCTAACTCTGCCTTACTAAGTGCCACCCCAGCTGGTGCAACTGCAGCCCCGGCATTTAGCTTCAACTACCCAAATATCACAGGCAATGAAACTCAATACTTGGCAATTCTGCAGAATAATCCCTATCCATTTCCAATTCCTGCACATGTTGGGGCGCCACCTGCTTATCGTGGGAATCATGCTCAACCTATGCCTTTTATTCATGGATCTTTCTATTCTTCCTCTCAAATGCTTCACCCTTCACAGCTtcaacaacagcagcagcaacagCCACCCACACAGTTTCAACAAAGCCAACAAGGTCATCAGAACACTAGCATGTCCAGTGGTTCATCCTCCTCCCAGAAGAATTTGCAGAACCAGCAGCAGAGGTCACATGGAGGTGATGTCAGTAGTGGCAGTGGAAACTCTCAAGTGTTTCATGCCTCTAAAAAGGATTCACCTCATCCCTTACAACTATGGCAACAGCAGCAACAGCCGAGTCAGAATGATTCTCATCAACCTAGGCAACTTGATGGTGAATCAGATGGCAAAGATGGCCCATCAACTGCTACTGATAGCAGAGTATCTCGTTCAAATATGAATATCTATGGTCAGAATTTTGCTATGCCTGTACAGCCTTCAAACTTTGCTTTGATGACCGCTGCTTCAATGAATTCTGGTGGTAATTATGGGGAAAAGAAGCAACAGACACAGCAGCAGTCACAACAGCTAGGCTCAAAGGCTGGAGTCGAGCCTCTTGCATCTCAAGCTTTTGCAATGTCATTTTCATCTGCTAATGGTACTACTGCTCCTGGCCTTGGTATTTCTTCCCTAGCACCGAATCATGCAATTCTTCAGAGCCATCCAGGAAGTACAAGGCAAGGCTATCAGCATATTATGGCTGCTCAACAGAAGAAGGATAATTATCATGCTTATGAAGAAGGGAAGCGTGGAACTCATGATGCATCCAATGTGCAAGAAGAAAAGAAGGCAGGAAAAAGTTCAGGCACCGCTGGGCAGTCCATTGCCTTCTCCAGGCCAAATATGCCTGATTCAAGTGATTCCACTCTTGCAGGCAAAGATGTCATCGATAGTTCTATCTGTACGCTTGGCTCTGCTCCTGCTCGAACTTCAGGGCCTGTTATGCCCGCTTCAATCGTTAGTGTTAATGTTGCTAATGCGCAGCAGCAACTTCAGCGGAATCAACAGCAGCAGCTCCAATTCGGGACTGCTTCTGCTCCTCGGAGTAAGACACCAGCAACAAGTAATGGAAGTGCTTACCCTGATCACTTTCACTCTTCATCTATAGCTGCCAAGTTTTCGAATGTGCTGTCTGCATATCCTCAAAATCTAATACAAAGCAGCAGCAGTCCTGCTCAGTCTCCTCAATGGAAGAATTCTGTGAGGACAACTAGCTCTCAAGTTCCTTCTCAATCTCTACCATCAACTTCATCCCTCAAGAATATTTCCCAGCAACAAGGTCGGCCACAGCAAAGCCCCACACAGATTTCTTTTGCTGCTAATCCTAAATCACCACAAGGTCAACAGCCTCTTAGTAGCACTCCTTCCCCTTCTCCAATGATGGTTGGCTCTCCCACAACTTCGCTCTCCAGGAGTGCTGGTGGTAGCCCAAGGACAACAGGTTCCTCTTCCACCAGCAACAAAGGTGGCCAAGCATCTGGTTTATCATCCCAACAAGCTAAGAACTCACCGACTGTGCCTAGTCAGAAGTCATCTCCTATTGGTGGGAGTAATGTGCCATCTGTCCTGGGAAACCCTCACATAAGTTCATCTTCAAATATGGGAGCCAAGCCTCAAGTGGCACTACAGCATCAGCAACATCAAAAGCATTCACTTCATCAAGGGCAGCTGTTCTTCCCAAATGCTTACATGCAGGCTCAAGCTCAACATTCACCAAGTTCGACAACACCTGCAACAACAGCAAGTGCATATTATGTTCAAAGACAACAGCAGACTCTACCTCTGGGTTCATCAACAACTTCATCAACTTCGATGTTATCGTTGTGTTCTCCGGTTACTCTTGCCAACAGCGGCACCACCGACCCTGCAAAAGCTGTAGCAGCTGCTGTGGCAAGCAACATGAAAGGTGGGTTGGCATCCCAGGGACTTATCAATCCTGCACAATTTGCTTCTCCACAATCCACTGGAAAGTCACATCAGCTGGTACCAGGCTTCCCATGTGTTCATGCTGTCCCTTCGGCTGTTCAGGTAAAACCAGCAGAACAGAAACAACCTGCTGGTGAGTAAAATTCTCCCCTTTTTTGCTTCAATATTGCTTCCCCCGTATAGTGAACAAGAAGAAGAAGGTACGGAATGAAAACCGAATCAATGATATCGGGGGGCGGGGGGGACCAAATCATGAAAGATAAACTGGTTTCTTGCCCAGAAAGGACAGCAGCAGCCAAAACAGGAGGATATGAAtgaagctatatatatataatgtggcTTAGAACTCACTCAACCCACAATTTTGCAAAGTGATGGGGGAAAGATTTTCTTTGTGGAATGTGCTTACTCATGTGTATCCACCAAACATGTAGACTTTTGTTTATAATCTTTGACATGGTTGATCCCTGATAtgcattttgtaattaaatttgattGGTTTGATGAGGCAGATGATGgaggattaaaaaaaaaaagaaaaagaaaggaaaggttGCCAAAATATTTTGTAgggcaaagaaaaaaaagatggtaGGGGGGATGAGGAAAAGCAGACAACTTTTCCATCTTTTGGGGCTATATTGTAGgggttcttttttctttctttcttttattgtttGAAATTTCCAGAAAAGAAATCAGTAAACAAATCTTTGGAACATAATGATGCTAAACTGAATGGTGTATATGTGTGACACATATTAAAGATCACATATTTTTGTCTCCTTTTTGATTATTATGTAAAACATGCCACTTAGGCCTTGGCTTTGATTCCATCCCTTTTGGTTTGATCTTTTACTGTCCTcttaattgataaaattgaaAGCAAAGAGAGATGATGATTTGGTGAAAAGGAGCTATGGATAGGATGATATTTGTTGTGGGAGGATGGGATGAGGTGGCTAAACTTAAGCCTGCCACTTACCACCATCAAAAGCAAATCGACTTTGTATTATTTTTGAAGTGTGGGGCCCATTCCCATTTCTCTTTTTTCATTGACAAACAAAATCAGATTGTTTTGAGTTTGCCTTGTGATGCCCACCTctttacttaattattttaataaatatttccGGATTTATAATATTCAACATTCTCTCCACTACTTCCACGTCACCTTAATGCACACTTAACTATAATCATCATTTGATAATTACAAAATTGACGTGGTATTTTATGTTCCCAAAATTGCCCTCCGCCTCCCTTCAAAGCAGAAGACAAGTAGCTACTTCCTTACCTGTAAGGATGACTTTTCATGATGCTCTTCTTCACACGTGTTCacattcctttcctttttctcctTTACTTGTCAACCCATTTTTAACCAAGTTATAATTCTATATAAAtctaattttaccatttcaactgTTTTTAATTTGCATTTAACTTCCGTATGGGGTCTTGTTGTCTCCAATACCTCTGCTGCTGAAAggctttatttcaatttttaatttcccatttttattatctttattaaatgatattgtgtttcaataaaaaaaatattactttttaaaagCTGTTAAATATATGGTTATAATTAATCATTACATACTGCTGGACTTAAACATAACATCTTAAACTTTCTAATATTCAAAATTATTAGTATCacaaatgtaataaaataaattatataacatgtgaTCAAGGTATTTCATGATGTGGGAATGGGGCCACTTCccaaaaagaacaaataaatcAAATGGCTTCTTAATATAACATTAACTTAATCCATCATTTCACTATATTTATGTGGACAGTTGCAACTAGGTGAATGTATTCACAGGTCGCTTTATTAtaggaattttattaaattaattcttttatttaaattaatattaatataatacatgtagtgaaaaaaattaaattataatataaaacataatataatttaaatatataaataattgatatgttaaaaatcttaatatttgatacactgacagtgtattttttatttgataaatagttttaaaaaatagtcATGTctcttttttgtttaaaaattttactatacTCTAATAAAACAACACTTGTCAATCTTTTGACCCTATTTGTAGGGTTTAAAAATTTCACTCACAGCataccaaatatttttttatattaaaatggtTAACAATTGACGTTTATTTCAAGAAGTGGTAAAAACTTTTATCAGACACTTAGATGATTTGATTCAAATAATGTAATTGATAAAACAAACcatattaaaatgtttaaaaatatataaaaacatcatatatatatatatcaaattataattaacatattaaaatggtttaatccctctatttttttatactctttgaatttttaaaatttaatccctctatttttattttttaggataGCCCATTTATTTGTCTTAACATCATTAatggatttttcttaaattttcattaaattttttattttaattgataataagtattcaaatttaacataaattaattACCAATGTtactaatttgattttattttttaaatcaaacaagtataatagttaattttttaaaatcaaaagtagagatactaaattaaaaaaaatgaaaagtacaCATACCGGGGACAAAAATaaacctattaaaataaaaataaataatattaatatgcaGGATGAACTCAAAACTAGAGGAAGaaaatatttgttgtttttggaaAAGGGTCCTACAAAAAGGAATCATTAAACGGAAAAGAGTGATTGGGcgaaaaaaagaaacaagtaaACGAGTGCCccccaaattattatttttaatcaaagcCTCTTTCACATTCGTGACACGTGTCTGTTGTAGAATAGCTAAAACATccggttttattttaatttatttttggtcaATTATAAATcagaatttgaaattaaatcaagttttttttttggtcggctttttttactaaaatattacgaaaataataatattttattaaaataagggtAAAATATTTAGTATACTTTTAGACTCTATAAATATGATTAGAATGTTGACAAGtgtcttataaaaatataataaaatatttaaaacaggAAGACATATGACAATTTTTTAGAAttgtttgtgaaataaaaaagatACAGCTAGTGTACCAAATATTAACCGTGACATATGTCattttttagaaataattatattgataatttattataTCCTTATAGAATATTTGTCAAACTCCTGATCATTCTTGTAGAGTTTAAAGACTACACAGATAATgtaacaaatattttctcaaaaataatatgttttgaatagtactttgaatttttatattttaatatccaAATGGTCATTATTGATTGCGAAATTGGATTCCAAGGTGATAGAGATTTTTTATCTTTATCAGATTGATATCTAACCTGCCAAGAACCCAAATCGTCAGGTTTAATATTCTCAAACCACTATCGGTAGAGataatttaatgttaaatttactttaaaaaaaactgTTCATTTCATATTATATTGGTAAATAATTTTAAggcatattatttaaaattttataatatttaagtaaaagaATATTGTTTTGTCCCTATATCGATGATGGCTAGATAATATGTTGATTTAGGGGTGGCACAAATCTTTGAAACCGATAGTTTTGAATTGCCTTGAGCTATTGGgacaattattttattaaaaaaattgggttTCGGATTGATTTTTCAATTAGAATTTTCAGAGTCGATTCTTTATGTAAAAATTGTCTTGCTTGCCTCCGTATCTTTAAGAAAGCAACCTCCTTTTTACTgctataactatttttttttatgtattttaaattttaaattttataatgatttataacatgtttttttttaattttatgtatttcTTTATAATTCTTTTAGCTTTacagaaaattttataatatttatttaatttaattttgtaaaattaaatttatttttgagacAGATGGGGAAAGTTATTTCATAGTCAAAGGACAAAACAAAAGTTCTTAATAGAACTAAAATCAATGTGCGAAAATATACggcaaattatatatatttattcaattataaaaaaaattattttagatatttaaaataaaaaaattataatttaaatattcacATTCATTTTGACCGTTTCcattaaaaactttaataaaaatatgacataacaTTTTTTTTGACACGAGAATCAATCATTAAATATCATACTATACAATTTACCTTTGCATACTACTTAAGCGGATTAAAATATAATCTACACAATAATAATTATTAACCAAAATAAACCATCTTGTTATTTTCTCGGTTTGGGTTCCGAACCATCCCAGCAGTCGCTGACCTAGCCCCGTCCTAAGTTGTCTCCTCCCAATCGACTCAACCGCTGCTTCCCCGCTCTGCTCAGTTATCCAATTCCGGTATTTTCAAGTGACTTGTTGTTTTCGAGATACAACTCTGTCAAAGCTTCTAGATTACCTAAACTAGAAGGAATTGCTCCTTCAAGCTTGTTGTTTTCAAGTCCTTTAGAGGGAGACCAGATATTCCATATTGGGTGGTATCTCCCCACCTAGTTGGTTGTTTTGCAGCCTTAAAAATCCAAGTATAGGCATGTGACCAAaatttgatcgaaaaaggtatCTCTCCCTCTTGATGATTAGCATCCAAATACATGACTAAAATGAATGTTAGATTGTTTATTGAAGCTGGAATTTCCCCACACAAAAGATTCTTTGAAAGAATTGGCATGAAGGTAAATGCGTAAGGTTTGTCAAGTTAATATGACCAATGAGGGAATTGGCACGAAGGTAAATGCATGAGGTGAAGCAGGAATACTACCAGTGAATCTATTTGAATGAAAAAGTAAAGCATTGACATTTTAAGACAACCAAGGGTAGGAGGAAGAAACCCAGATAATCTTTTCTCATGCAACTGAAGTTCTTCAAGTTTTAAAAGCTCGCCAATGCTTTCCGGCACTGACCCTCTCTAGGCCCGGCCTTGGGGTTGTTTCAGAGTACAGCTGCCGAGGGCCCAAGGCTGGAAGGGCccaaaaaaactatttttttcagcttttaatgtcggaaattttttttttagatttttcatCATAAATGTTTCATCTCCTAGgcccccaaaatttttaatttttattgtattacattttataacttttttaaaatggAACCAATTTTTGTTTCGTCTAAGGTCCAAAAATATCAAGAACGGGCTTGACTCTCTCATCTTGTTTCCATAA
This window of the Gossypium hirsutum isolate 1008001.06 chromosome A09, Gossypium_hirsutum_v2.1, whole genome shotgun sequence genome carries:
- the LOC121203125 gene encoding protein TIME FOR COFFEE isoform X8 is translated as MDRTREARRVSMASAATTNGLSRRRHRTSSLRDSPEEDGPVETHETARLRDRKKDRDRERERYRERERDRLSRTSKRRRGDRLMSNRGDGGDGTSEESVNDDEDDDDEDSGGTGGVGSVRTVSPNIIAGSLSMSNHHHHNHHHHQLQQHQQHQHRKSFPPPVKVIRTTPSAGMTASMTTSTSTWKPADEMIGVSVPRKARSATKRSHEWASSGGGGVGVLGGEQIHRQASTSPVRTGVTGALTSPSPAPASPSSSSASMRKKMPNANGTKQRPPKSSSKSSSSAQEEIEIEIAEVLYGMMRQPQVPSKQEIIGNDSAKFDSREVNKPNNDSKSVVSSPISISPSTLPQSSSILPSYSSSSATPMSAIAPKRKRPRPVKYEDENTTTTTPPPPIFPPRHSSISSTTTKVEIDQPAKVEATSPNLEKNSGPVAENDSGACDLMSSSKAGPVSSELVQAEPVKEEKNNLALDSKPSTEESESRDIGIGNKEESQSPKKESLSSPADNPSSAGLPLDDEREKSTVTKANSTVCENESQREEKFQIDLMAPPPSRSSPEREGETDVGASDPKPVAADVELEMKSLVNEDDKRMKIGKGDVNVEVEDNNKKAQPSAEEADSQKPVVNKERNLDLQLDLEKSDRDSGSGSVSGNKLNHHVQKLHHQHPSVEKTAHSGSLPLPMSIASWPGGLPPMGYMAPLQGVVSMEGSAVSSAAIQPPHLLFSQPRPKRCATHCYIARNIHKHQQMMKMNAFWPAAPGSASLYGPKACNLNVVPPSELHGNIPGRGVNSVQEKGQGLAIFPGHVCKDKSSTAANNMVDAAQRKQIMLQQALPPGAPNNIMQGPAFIFPLNQQAAAASVRPGYVKSPPAACSTAASSTSNSALLSATPAGATAAPAFSFNYPNITGNETQYLAILQNNPYPFPIPAHVGAPPAYRGNHAQPMPFIHGSFYSSSQMLHPSQLQQQQQQQPPTQFQQSQQGHQNTSMSSGSSSSQKNLQNQQQRSHGGDVSSGSGNSQVFHASKKDSPHPLQLWQQQQQPSQNDSHQPRQLDGESDGKDGPSTATDSRVSRSNMNIYGQNFAMPVQPSNFALMTAASMNSGGNYGEKKQQTQQQSQQLGSKAGVEPLASQAFAMSFSSANGTTAPGLGISSLAPNHAILQSHPGSTRQGYQHIMAAQQKKDNYHAYEEGKRGTHDASNVQEEKKAGKSSGTAGQSIAFSRPNMPDSSDSTLAGKDVIDSSICTLGSAPARTSGPVMPASIVSVNVANAQQQLQRNQQQQLQFGTASAPRSKTPATSNGSAYPDHFHSSSIAAKFSNVLSAYPQNLIQSSSSPAQSPQWKNSVRTTSSQVPSQSLPSTSSLKNISQQQGRPQQSPTQISFAANPKSPQGQQPLSSTPSPSPMMVGSPTTSLSRSAGGSPRTTGSSSTSNKGGQASGLSSQQAKNSPTVPSQKSSPIGGSNVPSVLGNPHISSSSNMGAKPQVALQHQQHQKHSLHQGQLFFPNAYMQAQAQHSPSSTTPATTASAYYVQRQQQTLPLGSSTTSSTSMLSLCSPVTLANSGTTDPAKAVAAAVASNMKGGLASQGLINPAQFASPQSTGKSHQLVPGFPCVHAVPSAVQVKPAEQKQPAGE